Below is a genomic region from Acetobacter ghanensis.
ACCATGTTTGAAAAAGTCAAGGTGCCGGTGCTGGGGCTGGTGGAGAACATGTCCTACTTCTGCTGCCCCAATTGTGGGCACAACACGGAACTGTTCGGCCACGGCGGCGCCCGTAAGGAGGCCGAGGCCATGGGTGTGCCGTTCCTTGGCGAGGTTCCGCTTCTGGCGGATATCCGCTCCAGCGGGGACAGCGGCGTACCGCTGGTTATTGGCGCGCCCAACAGCGAGGGCGGCAAGGCATGGCGCACCATTGCCCATACCGTGGCCACCGCTGTGCGGGCCATGCAGTCTTAAAATCCGGTTTTTGACCAGATAAACCACGCGGGCTGGGGAGGGACGTTCCGCCCCTAGCCCGCGCGGGATGTGTCAGGCGGTATGCCTCAGGCCGCTGGGGGCTTGAGGGTCGCCATCATTTCATCCCATTCCCGGCGGCTCAGGCCCGAACCGGCCTGCTCCACCACTTCCCCCGCCAGCATGCGGCGCACAACCGCCATCATGGAAGCCGAGAACGTGACCGCACCACGCCGGTATTCCTCAAACGCGGCGGCGGTGGTGGGCACCCATGCGTGCAGGATCTTCAGCATGGCCTCCGCATACACACGAATTTCGTACTGTGCGTGCGGGTCAATGCGCAGGGCGAGGAAGTGCATGAGATTATGCAGGTCAATCTTCCAGTACCACTGCGTATAGGTGTTGAGCGTGAGGTTGATGCGCCCCAGCTCACGCGCAAGGCCGTAACCGTTTTCTCCGTCCAGCATGCGCTCGTAATCACGGTAGGTGCGCATGGCGTCTTCACGCAGGATGTCCAGCACCTCTGCCGCAGCCTCGGGGGCCAGAATTTCGCCCCGGCCCTGACGGTTGACCTCGCTCTGGGCGGCCATGTGTGCGGGGTCGGGCAAATAGAACTCGCTATCCAGAATGGAATAGCGGGCCGAATATTCGTTCACGCTCGCCATACGGTGGCGAATCCACTGCCGCGCCACAAAAATGGGCAGTTTGACGTGGAACTTGATCTCGCACATTTCAAACGGGGAGGAATGGCGGTGCCGCATCAGGTAGCGGATCAGCCCCGCATCTTCCGACACCTTGCGCGTGCCACGGCCGTAGGAAACACGGGCAGCCTGCACAATGGCCGCATCATCGCCCATATAGTCGATCACACGCAAAAAGCCGTGGTCCAGAACCTCCTGCGGTTCGTACAGCATGGCCTCGAGCGCTGCCACGGTGGGGCGGCGGGTGGAGAATGTTTCCTGCCCGTGGGCCGCAATTTCGGCGCGTTGAGCTTCGGTCAGTGACATGCGCAGGATCTCCACCATGCTAGAAAAAACAGACAGCGCACACGGTGTTGCCCGCGTGTATGCGCGCGGTTGTAGCAGGCATACCCCCAGGCGGGAAAGCTGAAACACCAGCAGACGCTTGCATTTTGGAAGCCAAGTTCCTATGTGTGGGGTGCCGGAAGATTTCTTGCGGCTATGGCAATAAACGGGATGTGGCATAGGCGTAGTGGACCCGGGGGCGGTACCCGGCGTCTCCACCATATATCCGGATCGCAAGACCCGGACAGATGGGGACGAAACAGGCTCGACACGCGCAGTAAAGACATCTTTTTTGCCCGGTATTGTACCACCGTTATCGGGCTAATTTTACAAGTGCCAATGATAACACTGAGGTGCTCGCTGTTGCTGCATAAGCAATAAGCGCGGTTCGGGAGGGCACCGGGCAACAGAAGCCCTCCCACTTCATGCCCCTTTCTCCATACTGTATGCTCCACCACCAGAGACCTCTGGCGGTGCGTTCGGCTGTGCGCCCTGTACGGGCATGGCCGCAGGCACCCCTTGGCGCTTGCGCTGGCCACACCTTTCGCGCATGGCTGACGCTAGAGTGATAAGATTGGCCAGCCGCACCCCCGCCGGCCAAAGCAAGGAGACCAAGCATGGCTGATGACCACGACGATACCACGGGAAATGACGCGTTCCCCCCTGCCAGCCTGCTGCCTTATGACCAGTGGCTGGAGGAGGCCTCCAGAGATGTTATGCTCAAAGCGCTCGAACATGTGAGCCGCGAAGGGCTTGCGGGCGAGCACCATTTCTATCTGACTTTCCGCACGGACCTGTCTGGCGTGCAAATTCCCGACCGGCTCCGTGCCCAGTACCCGCATGAGATGACCATCGTCTTGCAACACCAGTTCTGGGACCTGAACGTGGACCGCAATGCCGGTATTGTGTCCGTCGGTCTGTCCTTTGGGGGTGTTGGCTCCATACTGGTCATTCCCGTTCGGGCCATTACCGGGTTTGCGGACCCCTCCATCCACTTCACCCTGCATTTTGAGCCGGTGGAGGATGAGGAAGACGCACAGGCAGACCACGCTCCGGCCGATGCCGGGGACACTGCGGAAGCACAGGGCGACTCCTCCTCTCAGGTTGTCAGCCTTGACGCCTTCCGCCGCAAAGGACCATCACCAGCCTGACCCCCGGTGCGCGGGGGTCAGGCCGACGGAGAGAATAGAGACACGACCATGACCAGCCAGCCCCCCCGCCCCCAGTACCAGCATTTGCATATTCCCCCCTGTTCCCTCTGGGGGAGGACACAACACCTTACCGCAAGGTGGATATTGCAGGTGGCGTCAGCACATCGCAGTGCGGTGGCAAAACCGTTCTGCACGTCACGCCCGAAGCGTTGACGGAACTGACGGCCCGCGCCTTCCACGAGGTGGCCCACTTCCTGCGGCCTACGCACCTGCAAAAGCTGGCCAACATCCTTAAAGACCCCGAAGCCTCGGATAATGACCGCTTTGTAGCGCTTGACCTGCTCAAGAACGCCTGCATTGCCGCGGGCGGTATTCTGCCCATGTGCCAAGACACCGGGACCGCCATCGTATTTGGCAAAAAAGGCCAGCGCGTATGGGTGGAAGGGAACGAGGAAATCGCCTTTTCCAAAGGTGTGTACGAAACCTACACCCGCACCAATCTGCGCTATTCGCAGATGGCCCCGCTGACCATGTTTGACGAAAAGAACACAGGCACCAACCTGCCCGTGCAGTGCGACATCTTTGCCAGCCCCGCAGGCGTGCATGATGAGCAGATGGACCTGATGTTTGTGGCCAAGGGCGGTGGCTCGGCCAACAAGACCTTCCTGTTCCAGGAAACGCGCGCCCTGCTGGGGTCCGAGCAGCACCTGCTGGAATGGCTGGATGCCAAGGTGCGCACGCTGGGCACGTCCGCCTGCCCGCCCTACCACCTTGCCATTGTTATTGGTGGCATGTCCGCCGAGCAGACGCTCAAAACCGTCAAGCTGGCCTCCACCCACTGGTATGACGCCCTGCCCACAAAGGGCGACATGACGGGCCACGCCTTCCGTGATCTGGAGATGGAGCAGAAGGTGCTGGAGCTGACCCGCAAGCTGGGCATTGGCGCACAGTTTGGCGGCAAGTATTTCTGCCACGATGTGCGCGTGGTGCGCCTGCCCCGGCATGGGGCATCGCTCCCCGTGGGTATTGGCGTTTCCTGCTCCGCGGACCGCCAGATCAAGGCACGGGTCACGGCGGAAGGGTTCTTTCTGGAGCAGCTTGAGCACGACCCCGCGCGCTTCCTGCCCGAAACCACGGACGAACACCTTGAGGGCGAAGCCGTGCGCATTGACCTCAACCGCCCGATGGATGAAATCCGCAAGACCCTCTCGCAATACCCGGTCAAGACCCGTCTGGCCCTGACCGGCACCGTAGTTGTGGCGCGTGATATTGCCCACGCCAAGTTCCGCGAGCGGCTCCAGCGTGGTGAGGGCCTGCCCCAGTATCTTAAAGACCACCCTGTTTACTACGCAGGCCCTGCCAAAACGCCCGAAGGCATGCCCACCGGCTCCTTTGGCCCCACCACGGCGGGGCGCATGGATTCGTACGTGGCCGAGCTACAGGCCAATGGCGGCTCCTACGTTATGCTGGCCAAGGGCAACCGCTCCAAGGCCGTGCGGGATGCGTGCCAGAAATACGGCGGCTTCTACCTTGGCTCCGTTGGTGGCCCTGCCGCACGGCTGGCCAAGGACTGCATCCGCAAGGTGGAAGTGCTGGAATACCCCGAACTGGGCATGGAAGCGGTGTGGAAGATCGAAGTTGAGGATTTTCCAGCCTTTATTGTTATTGATGATAAGGGCAACGACTTCTACGCTGAGCTGTAACCCCCCAACGGGGCTGCCCCGCCACCACACCGTGGCGGGGCGGACAGAAGAGGAGCTGTGTCGTTTTCATGCGCTTTACAGTCGATCGTCTGGACCATGTTGTCCTGACTGTGCGGGACGTTGAAATTTCTGCCTCGTGGTACCAGCGTGTGCTGGGCATGGAGCGGGAAGAATACGGGCGCAACAACCGCACAGCCCTGCGTTTTGGCGGGCAGAAGCTCAACCTCCGCCCGCATGATGCCGCAGGATGGGACACCGCAACCCACGCCCTGCCCGGCGGCAACGACCTGTGCTTTATTACCGCCATTACCAGCGAGGACGTGGTGGAACACCTTAAGGGCTGCGGCATTACCATTGTGGATGGCCCAGTCGCCCGCCTTGGCGCCATTGGCCCCATTACATCCGTTTATTGCCACGACCCGGATGAAAACCTGATCGAGATTGCATCTTACCAAGGGTAGCAACAAAAAACGGGTGTCCGTATGACCGGACACCCGTTGCTGCCGACTGACAAAGGCCGGGCCTTAATTTAACCCGTGTGAGCCTGTGTTTGCGCCTGTTGCTGCTGCTTGAGCCGCACCGCATCATCATGGTCCACAATGGTGTGGTGGGTTACCAGCCAGCCACCGCGGAAGCCTGCGCGCATTAACCCACGGCAGATAATCGGGTTTTCCTTCATGGTGTTCCACACCATGCCGTCCCGCCAGTTTTCCACCATCAGCAGAATCGGCCCCTGATCGATGCCAATATAGGTGTCATCCGCCCAGTAGGCCTGTTTGCCATCGTGATAGCTGGGGTTGAAGGCATCCACAAAGCCATAGGTGCTGTAAATGCGGTCCCCGTACTTGTCCTTCATGGTGCGCAGGGCGGGAATGGCCAGTTCGGGCGCGAAGGCAACAGACCCACCCGCCGCCGTGGGGGCCAGTGTGCCATCATCCAGCGTGTAGTCCCGCCCTACGCCACGCGCGGTATAGGCCATGAACTTGCGCTGCTGGCCGTTTTCCACCTTGGTGGTCTCGGCCGGGCCATCACTCGCAGTCAGGCCCCAGACGTTTGGCCCGTAATCCTGCCATTTGCCGGGGTTCTGTGTGGCGTAGGTCTTCTGGGCATAAACCGCACGGCGGCTGTTTTCGAAGTAATCAATCCCCGTGGAGCGGTTCCACTCATCCCGA
It encodes:
- the thyX gene encoding FAD-dependent thymidylate synthase; protein product: MSLTEAQRAEIAAHGQETFSTRRPTVAALEAMLYEPQEVLDHGFLRVIDYMGDDAAIVQAARVSYGRGTRKVSEDAGLIRYLMRHRHSSPFEMCEIKFHVKLPIFVARQWIRHRMASVNEYSARYSILDSEFYLPDPAHMAAQSEVNRQGRGEILAPEAAAEVLDILREDAMRTYRDYERMLDGENGYGLARELGRINLTLNTYTQWYWKIDLHNLMHFLALRIDPHAQYEIRVYAEAMLKILHAWVPTTAAAFEEYRRGAVTFSASMMAVVRRMLAGEVVEQAGSGLSRREWDEMMATLKPPAA
- a CDS encoding SspB family protein, with protein sequence MADDHDDTTGNDAFPPASLLPYDQWLEEASRDVMLKALEHVSREGLAGEHHFYLTFRTDLSGVQIPDRLRAQYPHEMTIVLQHQFWDLNVDRNAGIVSVGLSFGGVGSILVIPVRAITGFADPSIHFTLHFEPVEDEEDAQADHAPADAGDTAEAQGDSSSQVVSLDAFRRKGPSPA
- a CDS encoding fumarate hydratase, with product MFPLGEDTTPYRKVDIAGGVSTSQCGGKTVLHVTPEALTELTARAFHEVAHFLRPTHLQKLANILKDPEASDNDRFVALDLLKNACIAAGGILPMCQDTGTAIVFGKKGQRVWVEGNEEIAFSKGVYETYTRTNLRYSQMAPLTMFDEKNTGTNLPVQCDIFASPAGVHDEQMDLMFVAKGGGSANKTFLFQETRALLGSEQHLLEWLDAKVRTLGTSACPPYHLAIVIGGMSAEQTLKTVKLASTHWYDALPTKGDMTGHAFRDLEMEQKVLELTRKLGIGAQFGGKYFCHDVRVVRLPRHGASLPVGIGVSCSADRQIKARVTAEGFFLEQLEHDPARFLPETTDEHLEGEAVRIDLNRPMDEIRKTLSQYPVKTRLALTGTVVVARDIAHAKFRERLQRGEGLPQYLKDHPVYYAGPAKTPEGMPTGSFGPTTAGRMDSYVAELQANGGSYVMLAKGNRSKAVRDACQKYGGFYLGSVGGPAARLAKDCIRKVEVLEYPELGMEAVWKIEVEDFPAFIVIDDKGNDFYAEL
- a CDS encoding VOC family protein; translation: MRFTVDRLDHVVLTVRDVEISASWYQRVLGMEREEYGRNNRTALRFGGQKLNLRPHDAAGWDTATHALPGGNDLCFITAITSEDVVEHLKGCGITIVDGPVARLGAIGPITSVYCHDPDENLIEIASYQG